In one Sphingobium indicum B90A genomic region, the following are encoded:
- the scpA gene encoding methylmalonyl-CoA mutase — protein sequence MTEKPTLDQWAAAAAKEVKGKDLNWETPEGITVKPLYTAEDVTPDKVGDPGLPGFAPFTRGVRASMYAGRPWTIRQYAGFSTAEESNAFYRRNLAAGQKGLSVAFDLATHRGYDSDHPRVVGDVGKAGVAIDTIEDMKILFDGIPLDKMSVSMTMNGAVIPILAFFIVAGEEQGVERKLLDGTIQNDILKEFMVRNTYIYPPEPSMRIISDIFGYTSREMPKFNSISISGYHMQEAGATQVQELAFTIADGIEYVKYGVASGLDIDKFAGRLSFFFAIGMNFFMEIAKLRAARVLWHRAMTKLGAQDERSKMLRTHCQTSGVSLTEQDPYNNVMRTTIEAMAAMLGGTQSLHTNALDEAIALPTDFSARIARNTQIVIQEETGMCNVVDPLGGSYYVEALTQQLVDAAQEIIDRVEAEGGMAKAVGAGWPKAMIETAAAARQARVDRGEDVIVGVNKYRLANEDLLETLEVDNTKVREAQIARINKVKAERDEAACQAALESLRAAAAGRQSIENNLLAHAVEAARARATLGEISSAMEDSFNRYGTVPTPVKGVYAQPYAQDARWKQVLDGVQAVERRLGRKPKILIAKMGQDGHDRGANVIASAFGDMGFDIVSGPLFQTPEETVVLALDSGVDVVGASSLAAGHKTLIPELIRQLREKGRNDVKVIAGGVIPPQDYDFLRDAGVQGIYGPGSNVVECAADVLRLLGHNMPPAGLEEAA from the coding sequence ATGACCGAGAAGCCGACGCTGGATCAGTGGGCCGCCGCCGCCGCGAAGGAGGTGAAGGGCAAGGATCTGAACTGGGAAACCCCGGAAGGGATCACCGTCAAGCCGCTCTATACGGCGGAGGACGTGACCCCAGATAAAGTTGGCGATCCGGGCCTTCCCGGTTTCGCGCCTTTCACGCGGGGCGTGCGCGCTTCCATGTATGCGGGGCGTCCCTGGACCATCCGGCAATATGCGGGCTTTTCGACCGCCGAGGAATCCAACGCCTTCTATCGCCGCAACCTGGCGGCGGGGCAGAAGGGGCTTTCCGTCGCCTTCGACCTGGCGACCCATCGCGGCTATGACAGCGACCATCCCCGCGTCGTCGGCGACGTCGGCAAGGCGGGCGTCGCCATCGACACCATAGAGGACATGAAGATCCTGTTCGACGGCATTCCGCTCGACAAGATGTCCGTTTCCATGACGATGAACGGCGCGGTCATCCCGATCCTGGCCTTCTTCATCGTCGCGGGCGAGGAGCAGGGGGTCGAGCGCAAGCTGCTGGACGGGACCATCCAGAACGACATCCTCAAGGAGTTCATGGTCCGCAATACCTATATCTACCCGCCCGAACCCTCGATGCGGATCATCTCCGACATTTTCGGCTATACCAGCCGGGAGATGCCGAAGTTCAACAGCATCTCCATCTCCGGCTATCATATGCAGGAGGCCGGGGCGACGCAGGTGCAGGAACTGGCCTTCACCATCGCGGACGGCATCGAATATGTGAAATATGGCGTGGCGTCGGGCCTGGACATCGACAAGTTCGCGGGTCGTTTGAGCTTCTTCTTCGCGATCGGCATGAATTTCTTCATGGAGATCGCGAAGCTGCGCGCCGCCCGCGTGCTGTGGCATCGCGCCATGACGAAGCTGGGCGCGCAGGACGAGCGCAGCAAGATGCTGCGCACCCATTGCCAGACGTCGGGCGTGTCGCTGACCGAACAAGACCCCTATAACAATGTCATGCGCACCACCATCGAGGCGATGGCGGCGATGCTGGGCGGCACGCAGTCGCTGCACACCAACGCGCTGGACGAGGCGATCGCGCTGCCGACCGATTTTTCGGCCCGCATCGCCCGCAACACGCAGATCGTCATCCAGGAAGAGACCGGCATGTGCAATGTCGTCGATCCGCTGGGCGGCAGCTATTATGTCGAGGCTTTGACGCAGCAGCTCGTCGACGCAGCGCAGGAGATCATCGACCGCGTCGAGGCCGAGGGCGGCATGGCGAAGGCCGTGGGCGCAGGCTGGCCCAAGGCCATGATCGAGACCGCCGCCGCCGCCCGTCAGGCTCGCGTGGATCGGGGCGAGGACGTCATCGTCGGCGTCAACAAATATCGTCTGGCGAACGAAGACCTGCTGGAAACGCTGGAAGTCGACAACACGAAGGTCCGGGAAGCGCAGATCGCCCGCATCAACAAGGTGAAGGCGGAGCGTGACGAGGCAGCTTGTCAGGCCGCGCTGGAATCGCTGCGTGCAGCCGCCGCCGGTCGGCAATCCATCGAAAACAACCTCCTCGCCCATGCGGTCGAGGCGGCGCGGGCGCGAGCCACGCTGGGCGAAATCTCCTCCGCCATGGAGGACAGCTTCAACCGCTACGGCACGGTGCCGACGCCGGTGAAGGGGGTCTATGCCCAGCCTTATGCGCAGGATGCTCGCTGGAAACAGGTACTTGACGGGGTGCAGGCCGTCGAGCGGCGCCTCGGTCGCAAGCCGAAGATCCTCATCGCCAAGATGGGGCAGGACGGCCATGACCGGGGCGCCAACGTGATCGCTTCGGCGTTCGGGGACATGGGTTTCGACATCGTGTCGGGGCCGCTGTTCCAGACGCCGGAGGAAACGGTGGTGCTGGCGCTGGACAGCGGCGTCGACGTGGTGGGCGCTTCGTCGCTGGCCGCGGGGCACAAGACGCTGATCCCCGAACTCATCAGGCAGCTTCGGGAGAAGGGGCGGAACGACGTCAAGGTGATCGCAGGCGGGGTCATTCCGCCGCAGGATTACGACTTCCTCCGTGACGCGGGCGTTCAGGGGATTTATGGACCGGGTTCCAACGTCGTGGAATGCGCCGCCGATGTGCTGCGCCTCCTCGGCCACAACATGCCCCCAGCGGGGCTGGAGGAAGCCGCTTGA
- the bioB gene encoding biotin synthase BioB: MNPVQPRTDWTREEIAALFDLPFNDLMFEAQSIHRANFPRNEVQLSTLLSIKTGGCPEDCGYCSQSTEAESGLKATKLMDVQAVLQAAAQAKDHGSGRFCMGAAWRNPKERDMPKLIEMVKGVRQMGMETCMTLGMLSAGQAKQLADAGLDYYNHNIDTSPENYANVITTRTFEDRIETLENVRSAGINVCCGGIVGMGETRSDRIGFLHALATMPHPESVPINALVPVEGTVLGDMLKDTPLAKIDEVEFVRTVAVARIVMPQSMVRLSAGRESMSEACQALCFMAGANSIFTGDKLLTAANAGDDKDSALLSKLGLAPMMAQPHGHLEAVAAE; this comes from the coding sequence ATGAATCCCGTGCAGCCGCGCACCGACTGGACTCGCGAAGAGATCGCCGCGCTGTTCGACCTGCCCTTCAACGACCTGATGTTCGAGGCGCAGTCGATCCATCGCGCGAATTTCCCGCGCAATGAAGTGCAGTTGTCGACCCTGCTGTCGATCAAGACCGGCGGTTGTCCGGAGGATTGCGGCTATTGCAGCCAGTCGACCGAGGCGGAAAGCGGCCTGAAGGCGACCAAGCTGATGGACGTGCAGGCCGTGCTCCAGGCGGCGGCGCAGGCGAAGGACCATGGTTCGGGCCGGTTCTGCATGGGCGCGGCGTGGCGCAATCCCAAGGAACGGGACATGCCCAAGCTGATCGAGATGGTGAAGGGCGTTCGCCAGATGGGCATGGAAACCTGCATGACGCTGGGCATGCTGTCGGCCGGTCAGGCGAAGCAGTTGGCCGATGCGGGGCTGGATTATTACAACCATAATATCGACACATCGCCGGAAAATTACGCCAACGTCATCACCACCCGGACCTTCGAGGACCGGATCGAGACGCTGGAAAATGTGCGCTCCGCGGGCATCAACGTGTGCTGCGGCGGGATCGTCGGCATGGGCGAGACGCGGAGCGACCGGATCGGTTTCCTGCATGCGCTGGCCACCATGCCGCATCCCGAAAGCGTGCCGATCAATGCGCTGGTGCCAGTGGAAGGCACGGTGCTGGGCGACATGCTGAAGGATACGCCGCTCGCGAAGATCGACGAGGTGGAGTTCGTGCGGACCGTGGCGGTGGCGCGGATCGTCATGCCGCAGTCGATGGTGCGGCTCTCCGCCGGGCGCGAGAGCATGAGCGAGGCCTGTCAGGCGCTCTGCTTCATGGCGGGGGCGAACAGCATCTTCACTGGCGACAAGCTGCTGACGGCGGCCAATGCCGGGGACGACAAGGATAGCGCGCTGCTTTCCAAGCTTGGGCTGGCGCCGATGATGGCGCAGCCGCATGGGCATCTGGAGGCCGTGGCGGCGGAATAG